In Parasegetibacter sp. NRK P23, the genomic stretch ACGGAAAGATACAGGCCAGGCTTACGTCCCCGCTGATGAAACGCTACGATGTGGACTCGCCTTATTACGAATTCCCGAAAAGCCTGCACGTTGATTTCTACAATGATTCCGCCGTGCACGAAAGCAAACTCGATGCGCGTTACGGCAAATACAACGAGGGCATTCAGAAAGTGTTCCTCCGGGATAGCGTGGTGGTGATCAATATGCTGAAAGGCGACACCCTCTATTGTGATGAGTTGTGGTGGGACCAGAAAGCCGAAACCTTTTATACCGATAAGAAGGTGCGAATCCGTACTTTAACCGAAATCATTGATGGCATGGGCATGAACGCCAAACAGAATTTTACTGAATGGAACATCCTGAACGGGGGAGGCACCATTAAATTCAGGGATTCGGAGTTGTAGGTTTCCTATTGATATTACGCTTTAACGCGCGTGTTATTCTTCCGGCTGATTTTCTTCATCCTTCGGCTGTTCCATTTTCAACCCTTTTTTCATTCTTGCTCTTATTCTTATTGTGAATGTTTCCCGTGCATCGTACGCAAACCGGACATATTACTGGTTATACTCCTGTACTTTGCGTAGGGGCCGCTTAATGTA encodes the following:
- the lptC gene encoding LPS export ABC transporter periplasmic protein LptC, with translation MNRPFLNKYFTAALLSAGCFFAVSCGNSDAEIKALTDKVVSVEVAEKIESFLSQDGKIQARLTSPLMKRYDVDSPYYEFPKSLHVDFYNDSAVHESKLDARYGKYNEGIQKVFLRDSVVVINMLKGDTLYCDELWWDQKAETFYTDKKVRIRTLTEIIDGMGMNAKQNFTEWNILNGGGTIKFRDSEL